In one Pseudomonas sp. SG20056 genomic region, the following are encoded:
- a CDS encoding cyclic nucleotide-binding domain-containing protein: MPAHSQLIDEIRDMLLDCGLFDSLTPNELLSAAGYFNISKCAPDASICREGDPGTFMCIIHAGAISVRKINSSGETIELAKLRKGRAFGEMAVLDGERRSATCIAVSDCSLLMLARDSLDKMLGEAPKTAAKVIRAIAIAMSRRLRMADGQLVEQQL; encoded by the coding sequence ATGCCCGCCCACTCCCAGTTGATTGATGAAATACGCGACATGCTGCTCGATTGTGGCCTGTTCGACAGCCTCACTCCGAACGAACTGCTCAGCGCCGCCGGCTACTTCAACATCAGCAAATGCGCCCCGGACGCAAGCATCTGCCGCGAAGGCGACCCCGGCACCTTTATGTGCATCATCCATGCTGGGGCCATCTCGGTACGCAAGATCAACTCCAGCGGTGAAACCATCGAGCTGGCCAAACTGCGCAAGGGGCGCGCCTTTGGCGAGATGGCGGTGCTCGACGGCGAACGCCGCTCGGCCACTTGCATCGCCGTAAGTGACTGCAGCCTGCTGATGCTGGCCAGGGACTCCCTGGACAAGATGCTCGGCGAAGCGCCAAAGACCGCCGCCAAGGTGATTCGCGCCATCGCTATCGCCATGTCACGACGCTTGCGTATGGCCGATGGGCAGTTGGTCGAGCAGCAGCTATAG
- a CDS encoding methyl-accepting chemotaxis protein produces the protein MSRQLGAEPGELEEISARIAEGRLGGGKSLGNQVMTGVMKSVQSMRRGLQDMIGNIGEASEQIECATLQLAASSEQVLTSANVQSDTASAMAATVEQLAVSINHIAENAQQTYDMAKKAGDMTDAGIQVMARATTEMHKIAELVAESSQDVETLAAQSRNISAIVDVIRGIAEQTNLLALNAAIEAARAGEQGRGFAVVADEVRSLAGRTAHSTTEIIALVDAIHSGMHKAKNSMAAGCERVSIGTQLVDQAGSSMTGIRQALNESLQAVSVISLSLQEQRAASEQVAMSVERVAQIVEENSAAQGGIVQAIQALQAMSGRLQGVMQRFSF, from the coding sequence ATGAGCCGGCAACTGGGCGCCGAGCCCGGTGAACTGGAAGAAATCAGTGCACGGATTGCTGAAGGCCGTCTGGGCGGCGGCAAGAGCTTGGGCAACCAGGTAATGACCGGCGTGATGAAATCCGTGCAAAGCATGCGCCGTGGCCTGCAGGACATGATCGGCAATATCGGCGAAGCCTCCGAACAGATCGAATGCGCCACCCTGCAACTGGCCGCCTCCTCCGAACAGGTACTGACCAGCGCCAACGTGCAGAGCGATACTGCCTCGGCCATGGCCGCGACCGTCGAACAGCTGGCGGTGAGCATCAACCACATCGCCGAAAATGCCCAGCAAACCTACGACATGGCCAAGAAAGCCGGCGATATGACCGACGCAGGCATTCAGGTGATGGCCCGCGCCACCACAGAAATGCACAAGATCGCCGAACTGGTGGCCGAGAGCTCGCAGGATGTCGAAACCCTGGCCGCGCAATCACGCAATATCAGCGCAATTGTCGACGTGATTCGCGGCATTGCCGAACAAACCAACCTGCTCGCTCTGAATGCCGCCATTGAAGCGGCGCGCGCCGGCGAGCAAGGTCGCGGCTTTGCCGTGGTCGCCGATGAAGTCCGCAGCCTGGCCGGGCGCACCGCCCACTCCACCACGGAAATCATCGCCCTGGTCGATGCCATTCATAGCGGCATGCACAAAGCCAAGAACAGCATGGCCGCTGGCTGTGAGCGGGTCAGCATCGGTACTCAGTTGGTGGATCAAGCGGGCAGTTCGATGACCGGGATTCGCCAGGCCCTGAATGAATCACTGCAAGCGGTTAGCGTGATATCGCTGTCGCTGCAGGAGCAACGCGCCGCCAGCGAGCAGGTGGCCATGAGCGTGGAGCGGGTGGCGCAAATCGTCGAAGAAAACTCGGCGGCTCAGGGCGGCATTGTTCAAGCTATTCAGGCCCTGCAAGCCATGTCCGGGCGCTTGCAGGGCGTCATGCAGCGTTTCAGTTTCTAG
- a CDS encoding RNA methyltransferase: protein MANKRYACIGLFNPKSPENVGSVMRAAGCYGAASVFYSGKRYARARDFITDTQRIYMDIPLIGVEDLQQIIPIGCTPVAVELVEGARPLPQYTHPDRAIYIFGPEDGSLSKEVLDWCEDVIYIPTQGCMNLAATVNVVLYDRMAKGINTKSGPGLK from the coding sequence GTGGCCAACAAGAGATACGCCTGCATCGGCCTGTTCAACCCCAAATCCCCAGAAAATGTCGGCTCAGTGATGCGCGCAGCCGGCTGCTATGGCGCCGCCTCGGTGTTCTACAGCGGTAAGCGCTATGCCCGCGCCCGCGACTTTATTACCGACACCCAGCGTATCTATATGGATATTCCGCTGATCGGTGTGGAAGACCTGCAGCAGATCATCCCCATCGGCTGCACGCCGGTGGCCGTGGAGCTGGTCGAAGGCGCACGGCCGCTGCCGCAATACACCCACCCCGACCGCGCCATCTATATCTTCGGCCCCGAAGACGGCTCGCTGAGCAAGGAAGTCCTCGACTGGTGCGAGGACGTGATCTACATCCCCACCCAGGGCTGCATGAACCTCGCCGCCACCGTCAATGTGGTGCTCTACGACCGCATGGCCAAAGGCATCAACACCAAGTCCGGACCTGGGCTCAAGTAA
- a CDS encoding YajD family HNH nuclease, which produces MSSDKSPSATGKLDRILAEAQRSREEGYRDKALKMYPHVCGRCAREFSGKRLSELTVHHRDHNHDNNPQDGSNWELLCLYCHDNEHARYTDQQYFSEGSLSTPKTAQATHNPFADLAARMKKS; this is translated from the coding sequence ATGAGCAGCGACAAATCCCCCTCCGCCACCGGCAAGCTTGACCGCATTCTCGCCGAGGCCCAGCGCTCACGCGAAGAAGGCTATCGCGACAAGGCGCTGAAGATGTACCCGCACGTCTGCGGCCGCTGTGCCCGCGAGTTTTCCGGCAAGCGCCTGAGCGAACTGACCGTGCACCATCGCGACCACAATCACGACAACAACCCGCAGGACGGCTCCAACTGGGAGCTGCTGTGCCTGTACTGTCATGACAACGAACACGCGCGCTACACCGACCAGCAGTACTTCAGCGAAGGTTCGCTCAGCACACCGAAGACCGCCCAGGCGACCCACAACCCCTTCGCCGATCTGGCGGCCAGGATGAAAAAGAGCTGA